The following proteins are co-located in the Silene latifolia isolate original U9 population chromosome 1, ASM4854445v1, whole genome shotgun sequence genome:
- the LOC141655549 gene encoding uncharacterized protein LOC141655549 has product MYHHRGLNTKDKLFRLNIASDNLCCICGNEEETLQHLFFKCQYSKAVMALICNWTGYSLPETRDQDWRGNARLSRLKVGIINSILNAVTYHIWRQRNGSRHELQIQAPAGCLKLIQFEVRAIIQQQCKGTMSRRDRNWLEKLM; this is encoded by the coding sequence ATGTACCATCATCGGGGGCTTAACACTAAGGACAAGCTCTTTAGACTCAACATTGCTAGTGATAATCTCTGCTGCATCTGTGGGAATGAGGAAGAAACTTTGCAGCATCTGTTTTTTAAATGCCAGTACAGTAAGGCAGTGATGGCCTTGATTTGTAATTGGACTGGTTACTCTTTGCCTGAAACTAGAGACCAGGATTGGAGGGGGAATGCTAGATTGTCCAGACTGAAAGTTGGAATTATTAATAGCATTCTGAATGCTGTTACTTATCACATTTGGAGGCAACGAAATGGCAGCAGACATGAGCTGCAGATCCAAGCTCCAGCAGGTTGTCTGAAACTGATTCAGTTTGAAGTTCGAGCAATAATTCAACAGCAATGCAAGGGCACAATGTCAAGGAGAGACCGTAATTGGCTTGAGAAACTTATGTAA